In Microbacterium sp. 1.5R, the following are encoded in one genomic region:
- a CDS encoding AI-2E family transporter: MRRKYDRLQPKRVHTTETPPAQPKTAAAAIARINPFMFGLLGALGVLVALMLGGIVNQLATVLVYIGVAIFLALGLDPIVSFIERKLPRPAAVAIVVSVVILVFAGIILAIVPLLIEQVTNLIQDGPKMVEDFMASAWFKDVSEQFGSTFDDAAQGVLSFVQDPGNILNISGGVFAVGAGIAGGFTGVTIVLILTLYFMASLRSMKRVAVRFVPSYQRDTFGGLLEDVSGAVGRYVMGQASLALINGILSLIVLSIIGAPVPALLALIAFIGSMIPLVGTLSASIINALICLIVSPVTALIAFGYYLVYMQIEAYVLSPRIMNKAVAVPGALVVIAAVAGGALGGILGALVAIPVAASIIIIVQKVVFPTQDSKVVPPGTLSER; this comes from the coding sequence ATGCGCCGCAAGTACGACAGGCTGCAGCCGAAGAGGGTCCACACCACCGAGACTCCTCCCGCGCAGCCGAAGACAGCGGCGGCGGCGATCGCCCGGATCAACCCGTTCATGTTCGGCCTCCTCGGTGCTCTGGGTGTGCTCGTCGCGCTGATGCTCGGCGGAATCGTCAACCAGCTCGCCACGGTGCTGGTCTACATCGGGGTGGCGATCTTCCTCGCACTCGGGCTCGACCCGATCGTCTCGTTCATCGAACGCAAGCTCCCTCGCCCGGCCGCCGTCGCCATCGTCGTGTCCGTCGTGATCCTGGTCTTCGCCGGCATCATCCTGGCCATCGTGCCTCTTCTCATCGAGCAGGTGACCAACCTGATCCAGGACGGCCCGAAGATGGTCGAGGACTTCATGGCCAGCGCCTGGTTCAAGGACGTGAGCGAGCAGTTCGGCTCCACCTTCGACGACGCGGCGCAGGGCGTGCTGAGCTTCGTCCAGGATCCGGGCAACATCCTCAACATCAGCGGCGGAGTCTTCGCGGTCGGCGCCGGCATCGCCGGCGGCTTCACCGGCGTCACCATCGTGCTCATCCTGACCCTGTACTTCATGGCCTCGCTTCGAAGCATGAAGCGCGTCGCGGTGCGCTTCGTCCCGTCCTACCAGCGCGACACCTTCGGAGGGCTCCTCGAAGACGTCTCCGGCGCCGTCGGGCGTTACGTGATGGGGCAGGCCAGCCTGGCGCTCATCAACGGCATCCTGAGCCTGATCGTGCTGAGCATCATCGGAGCCCCCGTGCCGGCGCTTCTCGCGCTGATCGCCTTCATCGGCTCGATGATCCCGCTCGTCGGAACGTTGAGCGCCTCGATCATCAATGCGCTGATCTGCCTCATCGTGAGCCCGGTGACCGCTCTCATCGCGTTCGGCTACTACCTCGTCTACATGCAGATCGAGGCATACGTCCTGTCCCCGCGAATCATGAACAAGGCGGTCGCCGTTCCCGGAGCGCTCGTGGTGATCGCGGCCGTCGCCGGTGGCGCACTCGGCGGGATCCTCGGCGCACTCGTCGCCATCCCCGTCGCCGCGAGCATCATCATCATCGTGCAGAAGGTCGTCTTCCCGACGCAGGACAGCAAGGTCGTCCCACCGGGAACCCTCAGCGAACGGTGA
- a CDS encoding diacylglycerol/lipid kinase family protein, producing MTISKLGVIWNPSKVDGDSLRAAVAETFVSDGGGTPVEWWETSIEDPGRGMAAEAVAAGCDVVIAVGGDGTVRAVAESLAGTDAALGIVPQGTGNLLARNLEIPLNDIPAALVRVRDGEPQRIDMGWVDHDGTEHAFVVMVGFGIDAQMLVETDEDLKNRAGWIAYVEAMGRALAGTEMTDITLTLDDQEPQGLRGHTMLIGNCGMLQGGIRLLPDAVLDDGLLDMLLVSAEGPLQWLDTVRAFVWENGIRRMMGNVDTAVSTDSTTHISAERVRVQLASPQMFEIDGEEVGHISDFTVRVQPAALTVR from the coding sequence ATGACGATCTCGAAGCTCGGTGTGATCTGGAACCCCTCGAAGGTCGATGGGGACTCGCTGCGCGCAGCCGTCGCCGAGACCTTCGTCTCCGACGGTGGCGGCACTCCTGTCGAGTGGTGGGAGACCAGCATCGAGGACCCGGGGCGGGGAATGGCCGCCGAAGCTGTGGCCGCAGGCTGCGACGTGGTGATCGCCGTCGGCGGCGACGGCACCGTCCGGGCGGTCGCTGAATCGTTGGCGGGCACGGACGCCGCGCTGGGCATCGTGCCGCAGGGCACGGGCAACCTGCTCGCGCGGAACCTCGAGATCCCCCTGAACGACATCCCCGCCGCGTTGGTTCGGGTGCGCGACGGCGAGCCGCAGCGGATCGACATGGGCTGGGTCGACCACGACGGCACCGAGCACGCGTTCGTGGTGATGGTCGGTTTCGGCATCGACGCGCAGATGCTGGTCGAGACCGACGAGGACCTGAAGAACCGAGCCGGATGGATCGCCTACGTCGAGGCGATGGGACGTGCTCTCGCCGGCACCGAGATGACCGACATCACCCTGACGCTCGACGATCAGGAGCCGCAGGGGCTTCGCGGTCACACCATGCTGATCGGCAACTGCGGCATGCTGCAGGGCGGCATCCGTCTCCTGCCGGATGCGGTGCTCGACGACGGACTGCTCGACATGCTGCTCGTGAGCGCCGAAGGGCCCCTCCAGTGGCTCGACACCGTCCGTGCCTTCGTGTGGGAGAACGGCATCCGTCGCATGATGGGCAATGTCGACACCGCTGTGAGCACCGACTCGACGACGCACATCTCCGCGGAGCGGGTGCGCGTGCAGCTCGCGTCACCGCAGATGTTCGAGATCGATGGCGAAGAGGTCGGACACATCTCCGACTTCACCGTGCGGGTCCAGCCCGCCGCCCTCACCGTTCGCTGA
- a CDS encoding bifunctional [glutamine synthetase] adenylyltransferase/[glutamine synthetase]-adenylyl-L-tyrosine phosphorylase, translating to MARSDDSVSLSALARLGFAELSEAAANLTELATLIGVERSLLLSEADAADPDAAVEGMLRVARRDAAPIAALFTDQRARRRAWRVFGASQGFADFFLRHPTEISVLGDTSTELPSAHELRDRMLEAVGARDGFAESGDDSAVVTLRVAYRRNLALIAAIDLTAHNPVRIVADVAAALADIAGAALEASLAIARRRLVDTMSREQVAATQLAIIGMGKAGARELNYVSDVDVIFVGGTADEDAVPESRAIDIATRLARETMRGLSGIEVEPPLWEVDAALRPEGKQGALVRSLGSHLAYYDRWAKSWEFQALLKARPLAGDAELGAEYIAAVQPKVFSSAARENFVDSVQRMRERVMEHIDPEDAPYQLKLGSGGLRDIEFTVQLLQLVHGLTDPRLRTRGTLESLDALVEGGYIGRAEAASFADDYCVLRLMEHRLQLRELSRTHLMPRTPAGLRVLARSTGLGESGEAIWARWESVRREVRDIHTRLFYRPLLSAVAALPEEERTLSTAQAHDRLMAIGFRDPAGALRHIGALTTGLSRKATIQRHLMPVMVRWFADGSDPDYALIAFRRISERLGDTPWFLRMLRDSSGAAESLTRLLSSSRYVGELMEWIPESVAWLDSSELLRPRSGAALDEEARAIQTRHRNVGDALQAVRALRRRELLRTAMGGVLDVLSIEQIATSLTEITDATIQAALRAVRREIVPLDDEALDFAVIGMGRFGGAELGFGSDADILYVYDANGVDPQRAQTLATRIVAGLREHLTDHRVPLDLDADLRPEGRNGPVVRSIDAYAEYYRRWSLSWEAQALLRARGVAGSATLIEKFTALADSIRYPAEIDLQGTREIKRIKARVEGERLPQGVDPRRHLKLGPGTLSDVEWLVQLLQLQHAHDAPALRTTSTLTALQAAVDAGYVPAESADLLRAAWLLSSRLRSAITLYTGKTSDVLPTDPRDLDAIGRLLGYPDRSASILDDDYLGVTRRARRAFEQLFYG from the coding sequence ATGGCCCGTTCGGACGACTCCGTCTCTCTCTCCGCGCTGGCCAGGCTGGGGTTCGCCGAGCTCAGTGAGGCGGCGGCGAATCTCACCGAGCTCGCGACCCTGATCGGAGTCGAGCGCTCACTTCTGCTCAGCGAGGCGGACGCGGCCGACCCCGATGCGGCGGTCGAGGGGATGCTGCGCGTGGCACGGCGCGATGCGGCACCCATCGCCGCCCTGTTCACCGACCAGCGGGCGCGCCGACGTGCGTGGCGGGTGTTCGGGGCGTCGCAGGGCTTCGCCGACTTCTTCCTGCGGCATCCGACCGAGATCTCGGTGCTCGGCGACACGTCCACCGAACTGCCGTCTGCGCACGAGCTGCGCGATCGGATGCTCGAGGCCGTCGGAGCGCGCGACGGATTCGCCGAGTCGGGCGATGACAGCGCGGTGGTCACGCTGCGTGTGGCGTATCGCCGCAACCTCGCTCTGATCGCCGCGATCGACCTGACGGCGCACAATCCTGTGCGCATCGTCGCGGATGTCGCCGCCGCGCTGGCCGATATCGCGGGCGCGGCGCTGGAGGCATCTCTGGCGATCGCGCGCCGGCGGCTGGTCGACACGATGAGTCGCGAGCAGGTCGCGGCCACGCAGCTGGCGATCATCGGCATGGGCAAGGCGGGTGCACGCGAGCTGAACTACGTCAGCGATGTCGATGTGATCTTCGTCGGCGGAACCGCAGACGAGGACGCCGTCCCGGAGTCGCGCGCGATCGACATCGCGACCCGTCTCGCGAGGGAGACGATGCGAGGACTGAGCGGCATCGAGGTCGAGCCCCCGCTGTGGGAGGTCGACGCCGCGCTCCGTCCCGAAGGCAAGCAGGGCGCGCTCGTCCGGTCGCTCGGCTCGCACCTGGCCTACTACGACCGCTGGGCGAAGAGCTGGGAGTTCCAGGCGCTACTGAAGGCGCGACCCCTCGCGGGCGATGCGGAGCTCGGCGCCGAGTACATCGCCGCCGTGCAGCCGAAGGTCTTCTCCAGTGCCGCGCGTGAGAACTTCGTCGACAGCGTGCAGCGCATGCGCGAGCGGGTCATGGAGCACATCGACCCCGAGGATGCCCCGTACCAGCTCAAACTCGGCTCGGGCGGCCTGCGGGACATCGAGTTCACCGTGCAGCTGCTGCAGCTCGTGCACGGCCTCACAGACCCCCGTCTGCGCACGCGGGGCACACTCGAGAGCCTCGACGCCCTGGTGGAGGGCGGCTACATCGGCCGGGCCGAGGCTGCGTCTTTCGCCGATGACTACTGCGTGCTGCGGTTGATGGAGCACAGGTTGCAGCTCCGCGAGCTCAGCCGCACCCACCTGATGCCCCGCACACCGGCGGGCCTTCGGGTGCTCGCGCGCAGCACCGGCCTGGGCGAGTCCGGTGAAGCGATCTGGGCGCGCTGGGAGAGCGTGCGGCGGGAGGTGCGCGACATCCACACCCGCCTGTTCTACCGGCCTCTCCTGAGCGCTGTGGCGGCGCTGCCGGAAGAGGAGCGCACGCTGTCCACGGCACAGGCGCACGACCGGCTCATGGCGATCGGCTTCCGGGATCCGGCCGGCGCCCTGCGCCACATCGGTGCACTCACCACCGGATTGAGCCGCAAGGCGACCATCCAGCGGCATCTCATGCCCGTGATGGTGCGCTGGTTCGCCGACGGCAGCGACCCCGACTATGCGTTGATCGCGTTCCGTCGCATCAGCGAACGCCTCGGCGACACTCCCTGGTTCCTCCGGATGCTGCGTGATTCCTCGGGCGCTGCCGAGAGCCTGACGCGCCTCCTCTCGTCGTCGCGCTACGTCGGCGAGCTCATGGAGTGGATACCCGAGTCCGTCGCCTGGCTCGACAGCAGCGAGCTGCTGCGGCCCCGCAGCGGGGCCGCTCTCGACGAGGAGGCCAGGGCCATCCAGACGCGGCACAGGAACGTCGGCGACGCGCTGCAGGCGGTGCGAGCGCTGCGGCGGCGCGAGCTGCTGCGAACGGCGATGGGCGGCGTCCTCGACGTGCTCTCGATCGAGCAGATCGCGACGTCCCTGACCGAGATCACCGACGCGACGATCCAGGCGGCGCTGCGCGCGGTCCGCCGCGAGATCGTCCCGCTCGACGATGAGGCGCTCGACTTCGCGGTGATCGGCATGGGGCGGTTCGGGGGAGCGGAGCTGGGCTTCGGCTCCGATGCCGACATCCTCTACGTGTACGACGCGAACGGCGTCGATCCGCAACGCGCGCAGACGCTCGCCACGCGCATCGTCGCCGGCCTCCGAGAGCACCTCACCGACCACCGTGTGCCGTTGGACCTCGATGCCGATCTCCGTCCGGAGGGACGCAACGGACCCGTCGTCCGATCGATCGACGCGTATGCGGAGTACTACCGGCGCTGGTCGCTCTCCTGGGAGGCTCAGGCACTCCTGCGGGCGAGAGGCGTGGCGGGCAGCGCGACTCTCATCGAGAAGTTCACGGCCCTCGCCGACAGCATCCGCTACCCCGCCGAGATCGACCTGCAGGGAACCCGCGAGATCAAGCGCATCAAGGCGCGAGTCGAGGGGGAGCGGCTGCCTCAGGGAGTCGATCCTCGTCGACACCTGAAGCTCGGTCCGGGCACGCTGAGCGACGTCGAGTGGCTGGTGCAGCTGCTCCAGCTGCAGCACGCCCATGACGCACCGGCCCTGCGCACCACGTCGACGCTCACGGCGCTCCAGGCGGCCGTCGACGCAGGCTACGTTCCCGCCGAATCCGCCGATCTCCTCCGGGCCGCGTGGCTGCTGTCGAGCCGTCTGCGATCCGCGATCACCCTCTACACGGGCAAGACGAGCGACGTGCTCCCGACGGATCCGCGCGACCTCGACGCCATCGGTCGGCTGCTCGGGTACCCCGACCGTTCGGCGAGCATTCTCGACGACGACTACCTCGGCGTGACCCGGCGTGCGCGCCGGGCATTCGAGCAGCTCTTCTACGGCTAG
- the glnA gene encoding type I glutamate--ammonia ligase, which produces MDKQRDFVLRTIEERGVKFVRLWFTDVIGTLKSVAIAPAEVEGAFAEGIGFDGSAIEGLTRSYESDLLAQPDPTTFQTLPWRGEIDPTARMFCDITTPDGRPAVSDPRHVLKRTLAKAADAGFTFYTHPEIEFYLLKSSSFGPEGPVPVDSAGYFDNVPGGTAHDFRRRSVRMLEDLGISVEFSHHEGGPGQNEIDLRYADALTMADNVMTFRTVIKEVAIEQGVYATFMPKPLSGHPGSGMHTHMSLFEGERNAFYEEGAKYQLSKTGRHFIAGLLRHANEMAAVTNQFVNSYKRLWGGDEAPSFVTWGHNNRSALVRVPMYKPNKGGSSRVEYRALDSAANPYLAYALMLAAGLKGIEEEYELPPEAEDNVWSLSDAERRALGYSALPASLDHALEYMESSELVAETLGESVFNYVLLNKRKEWEAYRGQVTPLELKNNLELL; this is translated from the coding sequence GTGGACAAGCAGAGGGATTTCGTCCTCCGGACGATCGAAGAGCGCGGCGTCAAGTTCGTCCGCCTGTGGTTCACCGATGTCATCGGCACGCTCAAGTCCGTCGCCATCGCGCCGGCCGAGGTAGAGGGCGCGTTCGCCGAGGGCATCGGATTCGACGGCTCGGCCATCGAGGGCCTGACCCGCAGCTACGAGTCCGACCTGCTCGCCCAGCCCGACCCCACCACCTTCCAGACCCTGCCGTGGCGCGGCGAGATCGACCCGACCGCGCGCATGTTCTGCGACATCACGACGCCGGACGGCCGTCCTGCCGTCTCCGACCCCCGCCATGTGCTCAAGCGCACGCTCGCCAAGGCGGCGGATGCCGGATTCACGTTCTACACGCACCCCGAGATCGAGTTCTACCTCCTCAAGTCGTCGTCGTTCGGCCCTGAGGGTCCGGTTCCGGTCGACTCCGCCGGCTACTTCGACAACGTTCCCGGCGGCACGGCGCACGACTTCCGCCGCCGTTCCGTGCGGATGCTCGAGGATCTCGGCATCTCCGTCGAGTTCAGCCACCACGAGGGCGGCCCGGGTCAGAACGAGATCGACCTGCGCTACGCGGACGCGCTGACGATGGCCGACAACGTCATGACCTTCCGCACCGTCATCAAAGAGGTCGCGATCGAGCAGGGCGTCTACGCCACCTTCATGCCGAAGCCGCTGAGCGGTCACCCCGGAAGCGGCATGCACACCCACATGTCGCTCTTCGAGGGCGAGCGCAACGCGTTCTATGAAGAGGGCGCCAAGTACCAGCTCTCCAAGACCGGACGACACTTCATCGCCGGCCTGCTGCGTCACGCAAACGAGATGGCGGCGGTGACCAACCAGTTCGTGAACTCCTACAAGCGGCTCTGGGGCGGCGACGAGGCTCCGAGCTTCGTCACCTGGGGCCACAACAACCGCTCCGCTCTGGTGCGCGTGCCGATGTACAAGCCCAACAAGGGCGGTTCGTCGCGTGTCGAGTACCGCGCGCTCGACTCGGCAGCCAACCCGTATCTCGCGTACGCCCTCATGCTCGCGGCCGGCCTCAAGGGCATCGAGGAGGAGTACGAGCTGCCTCCCGAGGCCGAGGACAACGTGTGGTCGCTCAGCGACGCAGAGCGCCGCGCGCTCGGCTATTCTGCGCTTCCGGCGAGCCTCGACCACGCGCTCGAGTACATGGAGAGCTCCGAGCTCGTCGCCGAGACCCTCGGCGAATCGGTCTTCAACTACGTGCTGCTCAACAAGCGCAAGGAGTGGGAGGCCTACCGCGGCCAGGTCACTCCGCTGGAGCTGAAGAACAACCTCGAGCTGCTCTGA
- the ppgK gene encoding polyphosphate--glucose phosphotransferase: protein MAKAIGVDIGGTGIKAGLVDLEHGTMASDRVRVPTPEGASPQDVLQAVQTVLKTLDVKDTTLPLGVAFPAIVKRGKTLSAANVSKEWIDFDAERFFRDGLGRNIVFVNDADAAGVAEARHGAARDVRGFTLLTTLGTGIGSAFLYDGVLLPNTELGHLNFGEYESVETYAATSAREREGLSWAEWAERLQKFYSHIEFLFSPDLFVVGGGVSKNAGDFLPLLDLKTPIVPAIHRNNSGIIGAASLAGD from the coding sequence ATGGCAAAAGCGATCGGCGTCGACATCGGCGGCACGGGTATCAAGGCAGGTCTGGTCGACCTCGAGCACGGCACCATGGCCTCGGACAGGGTACGCGTACCCACTCCTGAGGGCGCATCACCGCAGGACGTCCTGCAGGCCGTGCAGACGGTTCTGAAGACGCTCGACGTCAAGGACACGACTCTTCCCCTCGGCGTGGCGTTCCCGGCGATCGTCAAGCGCGGCAAGACGCTCTCGGCCGCCAACGTCTCGAAGGAATGGATCGACTTCGACGCCGAGCGGTTCTTCCGCGACGGGCTCGGGCGCAACATCGTCTTCGTCAACGATGCGGATGCCGCCGGCGTCGCGGAGGCCCGCCACGGCGCGGCGCGGGATGTGCGCGGCTTCACGCTGCTCACGACCCTCGGCACGGGCATCGGCTCGGCATTCCTGTACGACGGAGTCCTGCTGCCGAACACCGAGCTCGGCCACCTGAACTTCGGCGAGTACGAGTCGGTCGAGACGTATGCAGCCACCTCGGCGCGCGAGCGCGAGGGACTCAGCTGGGCGGAGTGGGCGGAGCGTCTGCAGAAGTTCTACTCGCACATCGAGTTCCTCTTCAGCCCCGACCTGTTCGTGGTCGGCGGCGGAGTGTCGAAGAACGCCGGTGACTTCCTCCCGCTTCTCGACCTCAAGACACCGATCGTCCCGGCGATCCACCGCAACAACTCCGGCATCATCGGCGCGGCTTCGCTCGCCGGCGACTGA
- a CDS encoding amino acid permease — protein sequence MNEPSESSWDRPVSPETTAGMVPVDRPQAKKLRSRHVTMITLGGIIGASLFVGSGNVIRAVGPAAVLSYLIGGLLVFLAMRMLGEMAASRPAIGSFMEYARVGLGNWAAYLVGWLYWYFWVGVLAYEAVLGGETMASWFPAVPSWAWSLILIGIFVGTNIISVRAFGEVEFWLASVKVLAIVVFLGAGLLFAFGLWPNSEVSISNLWEHGGFAPNGFGVAFTGVALVIFSYFGTEIAVMASAESEDPAKGIRQATSTIIWRILLFFVGSVLIIVTVVPWNELPVPTDVANAPFTYALEQFGIPGASIIMQLVIFTAVISVLNSGLYSASRMFAALAEQGFAPKIVAKRSKSGVPVMALLASTSGGLIATLVNFFTPGSGIFDFIMNSAGLVALFVYVFIAVTQWRLRQKMTPEEVANLKLKMWLHPWLNVLLIACIAAVIVVMMFSEGGRTQVWTSLVATGVLVLFWPLVRRNLARRKLEDSTPREDQPGRDRLA from the coding sequence ATGAACGAACCATCCGAATCATCATGGGACCGGCCGGTATCGCCGGAGACGACAGCCGGGATGGTGCCCGTCGACAGACCACAGGCGAAGAAGCTGCGGTCGCGTCACGTCACCATGATCACCCTCGGCGGCATCATCGGAGCGAGCCTGTTCGTCGGATCCGGGAATGTCATCCGCGCCGTGGGTCCGGCCGCCGTGCTGTCGTACCTCATCGGCGGCCTGCTCGTCTTCCTCGCCATGCGCATGCTGGGCGAGATGGCGGCGTCGCGCCCGGCGATCGGCTCGTTCATGGAATATGCGCGAGTGGGCCTCGGCAACTGGGCCGCCTACCTCGTGGGATGGCTGTACTGGTACTTCTGGGTCGGAGTCCTCGCGTATGAGGCGGTGTTGGGCGGCGAGACGATGGCGAGCTGGTTCCCCGCCGTCCCGTCATGGGCCTGGTCGCTGATCCTCATCGGCATCTTCGTCGGCACGAACATCATCTCGGTGCGCGCGTTCGGCGAGGTGGAGTTCTGGCTCGCCAGCGTCAAGGTGCTCGCGATCGTCGTCTTCCTCGGCGCGGGTCTGCTGTTCGCCTTCGGCCTGTGGCCGAACTCGGAGGTGTCGATCTCCAACCTCTGGGAACACGGCGGATTCGCCCCGAACGGCTTCGGAGTCGCGTTCACGGGTGTGGCCCTGGTGATCTTCTCGTACTTCGGCACCGAGATCGCCGTCATGGCCTCCGCCGAATCGGAGGATCCCGCCAAGGGCATCCGTCAGGCGACGAGCACGATCATCTGGCGCATCCTGCTGTTCTTCGTCGGCTCGGTGCTCATCATCGTCACCGTGGTGCCCTGGAACGAACTGCCTGTGCCGACCGACGTCGCCAACGCGCCCTTCACCTACGCCCTCGAGCAGTTCGGCATCCCGGGCGCAAGCATCATCATGCAGCTCGTGATCTTCACGGCGGTGATCTCGGTGCTCAACTCTGGCCTGTACTCGGCGTCGCGCATGTTCGCGGCCCTCGCCGAGCAGGGCTTCGCGCCGAAGATCGTGGCGAAGCGGTCGAAGAGCGGCGTCCCGGTGATGGCGCTGCTCGCCTCGACCAGCGGCGGCCTGATCGCGACGCTCGTGAACTTCTTCACCCCGGGATCGGGCATCTTCGACTTCATCATGAACTCCGCGGGCCTGGTCGCACTGTTCGTGTACGTCTTCATCGCCGTCACACAGTGGCGACTCCGCCAGAAGATGACGCCGGAAGAGGTGGCGAACCTGAAACTCAAGATGTGGCTGCACCCCTGGCTGAACGTGCTCCTGATCGCATGCATCGCCGCGGTGATCGTCGTGATGATGTTCAGCGAAGGGGGTCGCACCCAGGTCTGGACGAGCCTCGTCGCCACCGGCGTGCTCGTGCTGTTCTGGCCGCTGGTGCGACGTAACCTCGCGCGCAGGAAGCTCGAAGATTCCACGCCTCGAGAGGATCAGCCGGGACGGGACCGTCTGGCGTGA
- a CDS encoding bifunctional 3'-5' exonuclease/DNA polymerase yields MSSRLQTERRIALVKGVTGAYIAVELDSDDVEVARTELSPTEMPVWVAEQERVDPPRWVIRSAREIYPVLLASGVLLGRSHDLVLCHAILRDTDTVARPLAPSASWVRREPVDDAPALFEVAEHSDSHDPVADALDQYREQRRVLRDSKDGRLTLLTSAESAGGLIAEEMRAAGLPWNESVHDGILTEILGTRPIAGGLPSRMVAQGERVRSILSDPTLNLESQPKLLRALHRVGVQVESTSRWELAQHSHAVVEPLLAYKKLSRLLSANGWAWLAEWVHDGRFRPIYITGGVVTGRWASAGGGALQLPRNLRAAVRADDGWTLVVADVAQLEPRMLAGMAGDRAMARAAQGKDLYEGVVESGAVATREEAKYAVLGAMYGATTGDSGRLVPRLRKVYPRAMALVDRAARFGEDGGVVSTWLGRSSPRPSTEWEAMQAAATGADADPAEVALARRRARDWGRFTRNFVVQGTAAEWSLIWLAEIRHRLQLLPVAEREAPASGIFGSRAHLAFFLHDEVILHVPQEQADAAADAVREAAAVATRRLFGNFPIDVPLDLRIAESAEK; encoded by the coding sequence GTGAGCTCGCGGCTCCAGACCGAACGTCGGATCGCCCTGGTCAAGGGCGTGACCGGTGCATACATCGCCGTGGAGCTCGACTCGGACGATGTCGAGGTCGCGCGCACAGAGCTCTCTCCGACCGAGATGCCGGTGTGGGTGGCCGAGCAGGAACGCGTCGATCCGCCCCGGTGGGTGATCCGCAGCGCCCGGGAGATCTACCCCGTGCTGCTCGCCTCGGGTGTTCTTCTCGGCCGATCGCACGATCTGGTGCTCTGCCACGCGATCCTCCGCGACACCGACACCGTCGCTCGTCCGCTCGCACCGTCCGCATCGTGGGTGCGACGCGAACCCGTCGACGACGCACCGGCATTGTTCGAGGTCGCCGAGCACAGCGATTCGCACGACCCCGTGGCGGATGCGCTCGATCAGTACCGCGAGCAGCGCCGAGTCCTGCGCGACAGCAAGGACGGGCGGCTGACCCTGCTCACGTCGGCCGAGTCGGCGGGTGGCCTCATCGCCGAGGAGATGCGCGCTGCCGGTCTGCCGTGGAACGAGTCCGTGCACGACGGCATCCTCACCGAGATCCTGGGCACCCGACCGATCGCGGGTGGCCTTCCCAGCCGCATGGTGGCTCAGGGCGAGAGGGTGCGCTCGATCCTCAGCGACCCCACGCTCAACCTCGAGAGCCAGCCGAAGCTGCTGCGCGCTCTGCACCGCGTCGGCGTGCAGGTCGAGTCGACGAGCCGGTGGGAGCTCGCCCAGCACAGCCACGCCGTGGTCGAACCGCTCCTGGCCTACAAGAAGCTGTCTCGGCTGCTGAGCGCGAACGGGTGGGCCTGGCTCGCCGAGTGGGTGCACGACGGCCGGTTCCGACCGATCTACATCACGGGCGGCGTCGTGACGGGACGATGGGCATCGGCGGGTGGCGGCGCCCTCCAGCTGCCGCGCAATCTGCGCGCCGCCGTGCGCGCTGACGACGGATGGACGCTCGTCGTCGCGGATGTCGCGCAGCTCGAGCCGCGGATGCTGGCCGGCATGGCCGGTGACCGCGCGATGGCCCGGGCGGCCCAGGGCAAGGACCTCTATGAGGGAGTCGTCGAGTCCGGCGCGGTCGCCACGCGAGAGGAGGCCAAGTACGCCGTCCTCGGGGCGATGTACGGCGCGACCACCGGTGACAGCGGCAGGTTGGTCCCTCGACTGCGCAAGGTGTATCCGCGCGCGATGGCCCTCGTCGACCGCGCCGCGCGCTTCGGAGAGGACGGGGGAGTCGTCTCGACGTGGTTGGGACGATCGTCTCCTCGCCCGTCGACGGAGTGGGAGGCGATGCAGGCTGCGGCTACCGGCGCGGATGCCGACCCTGCGGAGGTCGCCCTCGCCCGGCGTCGGGCCCGGGACTGGGGCCGCTTCACCCGCAACTTCGTGGTGCAGGGGACCGCGGCCGAGTGGTCGTTGATCTGGCTGGCGGAGATCAGGCATCGCCTGCAACTGCTGCCCGTCGCGGAGCGCGAAGCGCCGGCATCCGGGATCTTCGGCTCCCGCGCGCACCTGGCCTTCTTCCTGCACGACGAGGTGATCCTGCATGTCCCGCAGGAGCAGGCGGATGCTGCGGCCGACGCGGTGCGCGAGGCCGCGGCCGTGGCCACCCGCCGCCTCTTCGGCAACTTCCCGATCGACGTGCCGCTCGATCTCCGCATCGCGGAGTCGGCGGAGAAGTAG